One window of Thermacetogenium phaeum DSM 12270 genomic DNA carries:
- the mobA gene encoding molybdenum cofactor guanylyltransferase, which produces MEASGIILAGGCSSRMGTDKSLMVYERQTLIERTVNELRKVVNEIVIASNNTSKYSIPGVVEVPDLYPGMGPLAGIHAGLKRVKHQYAFVIGCDMPLFKAELAKYLLEICPGYDVVVPQIDGYGEPLCAVYSKGCIEPIENCLKAGLRTVIMFYPQVRVLTVGRDEIERIGNPEELFYNLNTPEDYWSLMMRQNTDGSLEDNRKC; this is translated from the coding sequence ATGGAAGCAAGCGGGATAATCCTGGCCGGCGGCTGCAGTTCGCGTATGGGCACGGACAAGTCTCTCATGGTGTACGAACGGCAAACGCTGATAGAGCGGACTGTGAATGAGCTGCGGAAGGTCGTGAATGAAATCGTTATAGCCAGCAACAACACCTCTAAATACAGCATTCCCGGGGTCGTTGAGGTTCCGGACCTTTACCCCGGTATGGGGCCGCTGGCCGGGATCCACGCCGGGCTGAAGCGGGTCAAACACCAATACGCTTTCGTTATCGGCTGTGATATGCCCCTGTTTAAGGCAGAACTGGCGAAATATCTTTTAGAAATCTGCCCCGGTTACGATGTGGTTGTTCCTCAAATAGATGGTTATGGTGAACCTCTTTGCGCGGTTTATTCAAAAGGCTGTATCGAACCTATTGAAAACTGCTTGAAGGCTGGATTGAGAACAGTAATTATGTTCTACCCTCAGGTCCGCGTTTTAACGGTGGGGAGGGATGAGATCGAAAGAATCGGCAACCCCGAGGAGTTGTTCTACAATTTGAATACCCCCGAGGATTACTGGTCGCTCATGATGCGGCAGAATACGGATGGATCTCTGGAAGATAACCGAAAATGTTGA
- the mobB gene encoding molybdopterin-guanine dinucleotide biosynthesis protein B encodes MKKDKPVISIVGKSGAGKTTLLEKVIKRLKEDGIRVAAIKHDAHRFDMDKPGKDTWRMAQAGADVVVISSSEKMAMIEKVSKEKSLDEIVAMLPGVDIVLTEGYKSGDKPKIEVYRSEVHKERLCSPDELLAIVSDVVWDDLDVPQYQLDDIDGVVNEIRRYIAAYDSN; translated from the coding sequence GTGAAAAAAGATAAACCGGTAATTTCCATTGTGGGTAAGTCTGGTGCAGGTAAAACAACGCTGTTGGAAAAGGTTATCAAGAGGCTGAAGGAAGATGGAATTAGGGTGGCTGCCATCAAGCACGATGCCCATCGATTCGATATGGATAAGCCGGGAAAGGACACCTGGAGGATGGCCCAGGCAGGGGCCGATGTGGTGGTGATCTCCTCCTCTGAAAAGATGGCCATGATCGAAAAAGTTTCAAAGGAAAAGAGCCTTGATGAAATTGTTGCAATGCTTCCCGGGGTAGATATCGTGCTTACCGAAGGCTATAAGAGCGGCGACAAGCCGAAGATCGAGGTCTACAGATCGGAAGTGCATAAAGAGCGGCTCTGCTCCCCCGACGAACTGCTGGCGATTGTCAGCGATGTGGTCTGGGATGACCTCGATGTTCCGCAATATCAACTGGATGATATCGACGGGGTTGTTAATGAAATCAGGCGGTATATCGCAGCTTACGATAGCAATTAA
- a CDS encoding molybdopterin-binding protein: MKTVRVEESVGMVLCHDITKIVPGEFKGRAFKKGHIIRPEDVPMLLSLGKDRIYVWDTKNGDEVHEDEAGMRLAQAVRGEGVSLTEPAEGKVHLVAEHDGMCNIDEDLLFQINLIDDMVIATRNNNRPVKKGDVVAGVRVVPLMIENEKLRQAEEIARGKKVISVLPFRKYRVGMVITGNEVYYGRIKDRFSPVIKKKVEDYGSEVISQVIVPDDAERIAAAVREMISRGANLIMTSGGMSVDPDDVTPKGIKQTGAKIVSYGAPVLPGAMMLVAYLDEIPIMGLPGCVMYYKTTIFDLLLPLVMSGQKITRSMIARLGLGGLCLNCESCRYPQCSFGTGF; encoded by the coding sequence ATGAAGACGGTAAGGGTTGAAGAATCGGTAGGAATGGTATTGTGCCATGACATCACGAAGATCGTTCCTGGTGAATTCAAAGGCAGGGCATTCAAGAAAGGGCACATTATCCGGCCTGAAGATGTTCCCATGCTTTTGAGTTTGGGAAAAGATCGAATCTACGTGTGGGATACGAAGAACGGTGATGAAGTGCACGAAGATGAAGCGGGGATGCGGTTGGCACAGGCTGTAAGAGGGGAAGGAGTCTCTTTAACTGAACCTGCCGAGGGTAAGGTTCATCTGGTGGCTGAACATGATGGTATGTGTAATATTGATGAAGATCTGCTGTTTCAGATCAATTTGATCGACGATATGGTGATTGCAACCAGAAACAACAACAGACCTGTTAAAAAAGGGGATGTGGTGGCAGGAGTACGTGTCGTTCCCTTGATGATAGAAAACGAAAAATTAAGACAAGCTGAGGAAATAGCAAGAGGGAAGAAAGTTATTTCTGTGCTGCCGTTCAGGAAGTATCGGGTAGGCATGGTTATAACCGGTAATGAGGTTTATTACGGGCGCATCAAAGATCGTTTCTCCCCGGTAATAAAAAAGAAGGTTGAAGATTATGGTAGTGAAGTGATTAGTCAGGTAATAGTGCCGGACGATGCGGAACGAATAGCTGCCGCTGTCAGAGAAATGATTTCCCGGGGAGCAAACCTGATTATGACATCCGGCGGCATGTCGGTCGATCCAGATGATGTTACTCCTAAAGGCATCAAACAGACAGGAGCAAAAATTGTCTCCTATGGTGCCCCCGTTTTACCGGGTGCCATGATGCTTGTGGCCTATTTAGATGAGATACCAATTATGGGATTGCCAGGATGCGTGATGTATTATAAGACCACTATCTTTGATCTGCTCCTCCCACTGGTTATGAGCGGACAGAAGATTACCCGCTCGATGATAGCCAGACTTGGTTTAGGAGGGCTCTGTTTGAACTGTGAGAGCTGTCGGTATCCGCAATGTTCTTTTGGGACCGGCTTTTAG
- a CDS encoding molybdopterin molybdotransferase MoeA: protein MRLNVSLEEAQEIVLGMLRPIEREAILHLPDSLGRVLSRDIKAPFNVPAFDKSPLDGYAVRAEDTKMAASDNPVILHVIEEVPAGSVPTKRVEPGSAIRIMTGAPIPEGADVVVRFEDVEEAADTIKVSQPLASGANIIPAGDDVAEGEVVASTGTRLNAPLIGMLASLGISSVPVYQRVRVAIINTGNELLDPSEKWLPGKIYNSNRYLLEARCKELGAEPVYLDSVPDEETAVAESLQGALEVADLVITTGGASVGQYDVVKNAINAVGAEILFWKIALKPGMPTAVARKDGKVIFSLSGNPAAAMITFDLLAVPALKKLSGMKEVLPPTITGILVNAFQKRSPQRRMLRAKWKKQNGSDLIELTGKQSNDVLKSLVECNILIDVPAGTPSLAVGQHVSAYVVGNLTDSLVGELKC from the coding sequence ATGAGATTGAATGTTTCGTTAGAAGAGGCTCAGGAAATAGTGCTTGGCATGCTCAGACCCATAGAGAGAGAAGCCATCCTTCATCTGCCCGATTCCTTAGGCCGGGTGCTCAGCCGAGATATCAAAGCCCCTTTTAATGTTCCTGCTTTTGACAAATCTCCTCTTGATGGATACGCTGTCCGCGCTGAAGACACCAAAATGGCGGCGTCTGACAACCCCGTAATTTTGCACGTCATCGAAGAGGTGCCGGCAGGCAGTGTTCCGACGAAAAGGGTGGAGCCGGGCTCTGCGATAAGAATTATGACCGGCGCTCCAATTCCCGAAGGAGCAGACGTTGTTGTCCGGTTTGAAGATGTCGAGGAAGCGGCAGATACGATCAAAGTGAGCCAACCTTTGGCTTCAGGGGCCAACATCATCCCGGCAGGGGATGATGTTGCGGAGGGGGAGGTAGTTGCGAGCACTGGTACCCGACTCAATGCCCCTCTTATCGGCATGTTGGCTTCTCTAGGTATTAGCAGTGTACCTGTTTATCAAAGGGTGAGGGTGGCGATCATTAATACGGGTAATGAACTTCTGGATCCAAGTGAAAAATGGCTGCCCGGCAAGATCTATAACAGCAATCGCTATCTTCTTGAGGCAAGGTGCAAGGAGTTGGGGGCAGAACCCGTTTATCTCGATAGCGTTCCCGATGAAGAGACGGCTGTTGCCGAATCTCTCCAAGGAGCGCTGGAAGTGGCAGATCTGGTGATCACTACCGGGGGCGCCTCGGTTGGCCAGTATGATGTGGTTAAGAACGCTATAAATGCGGTCGGAGCCGAAATCTTATTCTGGAAAATTGCCCTAAAACCCGGTATGCCTACTGCTGTTGCCAGAAAAGATGGGAAAGTTATCTTTTCCCTGTCGGGAAACCCGGCTGCGGCGATGATAACGTTTGATTTGCTCGCTGTGCCGGCTTTGAAGAAGTTGTCGGGCATGAAAGAGGTGCTTCCGCCGACAATAACCGGCATTCTGGTTAATGCTTTTCAAAAGCGCAGTCCGCAGCGGCGCATGTTAAGGGCAAAGTGGAAAAAGCAGAATGGGAGCGACCTGATAGAGCTTACGGGTAAGCAGAGCAACGATGTTTTGAAATCTCTGGTAGAATGCAACATCTTGATCGATGTCCCTGCGGGAACTCCCTCACTGGCTGTCGGGCAGCATGTTTCTGCATATGTAGTTGGCAACTTGACCGATTCCCTTGTTGGGGAATTGAAGTGCTAG
- a CDS encoding XdhC family protein, with protein MLRHVSVATFHTGTCLFCWFQDYSNGYEGVIQRMEPEMMHLLAEKVEKNEEAALITVITSNRWHCRLGAMMLVDKNGVVLGGSIGGGQLEKKAIKEAQTCIERGVSRKVLLTEEGESVEIFINAFCYFDKLIIVGSGSVALNIYKVAMVLGYRITVVDNRTETLTEDRFPGADKLLLGDIVENLSSCDIDENTSIVIATHHHKFDEPALKAVIHSPARYIGILSNRRKAASYFDNLRAQGIPDNLLNRVYTPIGLDLGGRKTPEIAVAVMAEVLAVKYGRSGGFCRDIIKEGRIND; from the coding sequence ATGCTCAGGCATGTTTCTGTGGCCACTTTCCATACAGGAACATGCCTTTTTTGTTGGTTTCAAGATTATTCAAATGGTTATGAGGGGGTAATTCAAAGGATGGAGCCGGAAATGATGCACCTTTTAGCTGAAAAGGTAGAAAAGAATGAAGAGGCTGCTCTTATTACGGTGATTACTTCAAACAGATGGCACTGCAGGCTGGGCGCCATGATGCTTGTGGATAAAAACGGCGTCGTACTGGGCGGTAGTATAGGAGGAGGACAGCTTGAGAAAAAGGCGATTAAAGAGGCTCAAACATGCATAGAAAGGGGGGTTTCCCGGAAAGTGCTTCTGACTGAAGAGGGAGAATCGGTGGAAATATTTATCAATGCCTTCTGTTACTTTGACAAACTGATAATTGTAGGGTCGGGGAGCGTTGCTTTAAATATTTATAAAGTTGCGATGGTTCTGGGCTACAGAATAACTGTTGTGGATAACAGGACGGAGACGCTAACAGAGGATAGATTTCCTGGAGCCGATAAGCTGCTTCTTGGGGATATAGTCGAAAATCTCAGTTCGTGTGACATTGATGAGAATACATCTATCGTAATAGCCACCCACCATCACAAATTCGATGAGCCGGCGTTGAAGGCGGTTATTCACTCTCCGGCCAGATACATAGGAATCCTAAGCAACAGACGTAAGGCCGCGTCCTATTTCGATAATCTTAGGGCTCAAGGTATTCCGGACAACCTGCTGAATAGGGTGTATACCCCAATAGGCCTTGACCTTGGTGGCAGAAAGACCCCTGAAATAGCTGTTGCTGTAATGGCAGAAGTCCTGGCCGTCAAATACGGGCGCAGCGGAGGGTTTTGCAGAGACATCATAAAGGAGGGGCGAATTAATGACTGA
- a CDS encoding FmdE family protein, with protein sequence MTDCFEQDLKVARDFHGGICTGIVFGVRIARAGLNYLGIKDPLKNKDFIVFVEADRCIADAVYAVTRCSLGRRRLKWVDYGKMAASFVDIESNKGVRIVVNTKRRAPEGADMVAFWGSIPDEELLKIEPIVVKLKKEDLPGKPLRRVMCEECGEFVMDGRDVLVDGRILCKACANGAYYERI encoded by the coding sequence ATGACTGATTGTTTTGAGCAGGATCTTAAAGTTGCCCGTGACTTTCATGGGGGTATCTGTACCGGTATTGTGTTCGGGGTGAGGATCGCCCGGGCGGGATTAAACTATCTTGGCATTAAAGACCCTTTAAAAAATAAAGACTTTATAGTTTTTGTTGAGGCCGACCGCTGTATTGCCGATGCAGTTTACGCAGTTACCAGATGCTCGCTCGGACGAAGACGGCTAAAATGGGTTGATTATGGGAAAATGGCTGCATCATTTGTAGATATCGAGAGCAATAAAGGCGTCAGGATTGTGGTTAACACAAAGCGGCGGGCTCCAGAAGGGGCGGATATGGTTGCTTTCTGGGGTTCAATACCCGACGAAGAACTGCTCAAAATTGAGCCTATAGTTGTTAAGTTAAAAAAGGAGGATCTTCCTGGAAAACCCTTGCGGAGGGTAATGTGCGAGGAATGCGGCGAGTTTGTAATGGATGGAAGAGATGTGCTTGTCGATGGCCGGATATTGTGCAAGGCGTGCGCTAATGGAGCTTATTACGAAAGAATCTGA